In Paenibacillus guangzhouensis, a single window of DNA contains:
- a CDS encoding YiaA/YiaB family inner membrane protein — protein MNQKYRKRNTLAFTAVSYFALAAGLFLFCLGVYNADWELNVKGYYLLCMVLITISCIVVQKVVRDNTEDNELRLENPKHRMRNTAAFTGMSFAGLIIGYGMFFIGLYNAPFELNVKGYYIAVILLISYSAIGVQKVARDNAEDKEILAEEDARRDIHA, from the coding sequence ATGAATCAGAAATATCGTAAACGGAACACGCTTGCCTTTACGGCAGTATCGTATTTTGCTTTGGCTGCAGGTCTCTTTTTATTCTGTCTAGGAGTGTATAACGCAGATTGGGAATTGAACGTGAAAGGTTATTATCTGCTTTGCATGGTGTTAATCACGATAAGCTGTATCGTTGTACAGAAGGTCGTTCGAGACAATACAGAAGATAATGAACTTCGTTTGGAAAATCCGAAACACCGGATGAGAAATACAGCAGCTTTTACAGGTATGTCTTTTGCGGGTTTGATTATCGGGTATGGGATGTTCTTCATTGGCCTTTACAACGCTCCATTTGAATTAAATGTAAAGGGGTATTACATAGCTGTGATTCTTTTGATATCATATAGCGCAATTGGCGTTCAGAAAGTGGCGAGGGATAACGCGGAAGATAAAGAGATTCTTGCCGAGGAAGATGCCAGACGGGACATTCATGCGTGA
- a CDS encoding MFS transporter — MHTTKLSKQHWLLILALTLLTFVLGTSEFVIVGILTDISSNLHMTNAKAGTLVSAFAITFAISTPLVMSATSHFPKRKWMLFLIGSFIALNALCVISTSYIMLLVLRIMTAIVTGVLISLAMIVASETMPIEKRGLAISFVFGGFTLANVVGVPIGIVIAEWYGWNATFMLTTFLGGLAFWASFVVLPNKLSQVRSSIRDQFSLLTKPRILMAFFIPALGFCATYAVFTYLVPILKGMGAPNQSISLILFGYGFISIFSNILAGKIASHNAIGRLRFVFLVQAVVLTSLFWTTNHFILGLTNIGLMSLMAILLTTSTQLYLIDLAGVYQPNATGLAASLMPVASNVGIAFGSALGGIVYHQGNLMNVTWVGGVVAVCASLLTFFSHLLDQKQKKSALK; from the coding sequence ATGCACACCACAAAATTATCCAAGCAACATTGGTTGCTTATCTTAGCACTTACTTTATTAACATTTGTTCTCGGGACAAGTGAATTTGTTATTGTCGGTATCTTAACAGATATTTCCTCAAACCTTCATATGACAAATGCAAAAGCAGGCACACTTGTTTCTGCGTTTGCGATTACGTTTGCCATCTCCACACCACTCGTGATGTCAGCAACAAGTCATTTTCCAAAGCGTAAGTGGATGTTGTTTTTGATAGGATCTTTCATCGCCCTGAATGCTTTGTGCGTAATATCGACGAGCTACATCATGCTCCTTGTACTTCGGATTATGACAGCCATTGTAACAGGAGTATTAATCTCTCTAGCCATGATTGTTGCAAGTGAAACCATGCCGATCGAAAAACGCGGACTTGCGATATCATTCGTTTTCGGTGGTTTCACACTTGCAAATGTCGTTGGCGTGCCCATTGGTATTGTCATCGCCGAATGGTACGGCTGGAATGCCACTTTCATGTTAACCACTTTCCTAGGGGGATTGGCATTTTGGGCATCCTTTGTTGTCTTACCTAATAAACTCAGCCAAGTACGCAGTTCGATACGGGATCAATTTTCTTTATTGACCAAGCCACGAATTTTGATGGCTTTTTTCATTCCTGCTCTCGGATTTTGCGCAACGTATGCCGTCTTTACGTACCTTGTTCCTATCTTGAAAGGAATGGGAGCACCAAATCAATCAATTAGTTTAATCTTATTCGGTTACGGGTTCATCTCGATTTTCAGCAACATCCTTGCTGGTAAAATTGCCAGCCACAATGCTATTGGTCGTCTTCGGTTTGTTTTTCTCGTGCAGGCAGTTGTTCTGACAAGTTTATTTTGGACTACAAATCATTTTATTTTAGGACTGACAAACATTGGCTTGATGTCGTTAATGGCCATCCTCTTAACAACATCTACTCAGCTTTATTTAATAGACCTTGCCGGTGTTTATCAGCCAAATGCAACAGGACTAGCTGCTTCACTTATGCCAGTGGCAAGCAACGTAGGTATCGCTTTTGGTTCTGCATTAGGCGGAATTGTATACCACCAAGGGAATTTAATGAATGTAACATGGGTCGGTGGGGTAGTTGCAGTCTGTGCAAGTCTGCTAACTTTCTTTAGCCATCTTTTAGACCAAAAACAAAAGAAATCAGCTTTAAAATGA
- a CDS encoding helix-turn-helix domain-containing protein, protein MNIGMEIKKLRTEKGITLKELSEKSELSVGFLSQLERGLTTIAVDSLEKLADILEVHLTYFFDYPLKKKDMVLRSYEQEIMDSAEGGFIKYSLSTDLENKQLVPRLIEILPQRRDEEILSYKHEGEEFIYVLEGILTVYINGTRHEVYPGDSVHMDSNIDHNWANYTNKKVKLIAVNTPNYIYNSRVNNG, encoded by the coding sequence ATGAATATAGGAATGGAAATAAAGAAATTAAGGACTGAAAAAGGAATTACTTTGAAAGAGTTAAGTGAAAAAAGCGAACTATCTGTTGGATTTCTGTCTCAATTAGAAAGGGGGCTTACGACCATAGCGGTTGATTCACTTGAAAAACTAGCTGATATTTTGGAAGTGCATTTAACATACTTTTTTGATTATCCACTTAAAAAGAAAGACATGGTACTCAGAAGTTATGAACAAGAAATAATGGATTCAGCAGAAGGTGGTTTTATTAAGTATAGTTTAAGTACAGATTTGGAAAATAAACAACTTGTTCCAAGGCTTATAGAAATCCTTCCTCAAAGGAGAGATGAAGAAATATTATCCTATAAGCATGAGGGAGAAGAGTTCATTTATGTATTAGAGGGTATATTAACCGTTTATATCAATGGTACGAGGCATGAAGTATATCCTGGTGACAGTGTTCATATGGACTCAAATATTGACCACAATTGGGCTAATTATACGAACAAAAAGGTCAAGCTTATCGCTGTGAATACGCCTAATTATATCTACAATAGTCGGGTTAACAATGGATAA